Proteins co-encoded in one Desulfomicrobium apsheronum genomic window:
- a CDS encoding HDIG domain-containing metalloprotein, which yields MLARNEALAMIKDSAPDHLLIHALETEAVMRALAARLGHDPETWGLAGLLHDLDYPQTKETPERHGLLTAEMLTGKLPDDAVQAISRHNEINGNQPESQFDYALRCGETVTGLIHTAALVRPTRMQGMEAKSLKKKMKDKAFAASVCRETIRECEKIGLELGDFLTLAIGAITGIEAEVGLAAS from the coding sequence ATGCTCGCACGCAACGAAGCTCTCGCAATGATCAAGGACAGCGCTCCGGATCACCTACTCATACACGCACTGGAAACCGAAGCCGTCATGCGCGCCCTGGCCGCCCGCCTGGGCCATGACCCCGAAACCTGGGGCCTGGCCGGACTGTTGCACGACCTCGATTATCCCCAGACCAAAGAGACGCCTGAAAGGCACGGCCTGCTCACGGCCGAAATGCTGACCGGCAAGCTCCCGGATGACGCGGTGCAGGCCATCTCCCGCCACAACGAGATCAACGGCAACCAGCCCGAATCCCAGTTCGACTACGCCCTGCGCTGCGGCGAGACCGTGACCGGCCTCATCCACACGGCGGCGCTGGTCCGCCCCACGCGGATGCAGGGCATGGAGGCCAAGAGCCTGAAGAAAAAGATGAAGGACAAGGCCTTCGCGGCCTCGGTCTGCCGCGAGACCATCAGGGAGTGCGAAAAGATCGGCCTGGAACTGGGCGACTTCCTGACCCTGGCCATCGGCGCCATCACGGGGATCGAGGCCGAAGTGGGTCTTGCGGCGTCCTGA
- the hgcB gene encoding mercury methylation ferredoxin HgcB, whose protein sequence is MRNFRHLENVATLAYDRDRCVGCGLCATVCPHRIFAVRDGKAEVLDREACMECGACALNCPTSAITVTPGVGCADYIIQTWLPGKRGASCC, encoded by the coding sequence ATGAGAAACTTCCGCCATCTCGAAAACGTGGCCACCCTGGCCTACGACCGCGACAGATGCGTGGGCTGCGGCCTTTGCGCCACGGTCTGTCCGCACCGCATTTTCGCCGTGCGGGACGGCAAGGCCGAAGTACTGGACCGCGAGGCCTGCATGGAATGCGGAGCCTGCGCCCTGAACTGCCCGACCTCGGCCATCACCGTCACCCCCGGGGTGGGCTGCGCGGATTACATCATCCAGACCTGGCTGCCGGGCAAGCGCGGGGCATCGTGTTGCTGA
- the hgcA gene encoding mercury methylation corrinoid protein HgcA — MKPLQPFPMAPADSCAELRETCGLPGAASAAPGPCUGPPPAPGAGVDDLAGYRIEPYVDGFLPTAHARVPRVRTRPTRLDRLGTCRARLGLDRNNYTVNPGLYAIGSPGPEAPVIVTANYKLTFDTVRFALTGRELWLLVADTRGINIWCAGGKGTFSAGGIAEQVRKIGLDRIVSHRRLILPQLGANGVRARDLRKACGFEAVFGPVRAGDLPRYLDNGIDEAMRAVTFSLRERAEVIPVELVLGWKLILTAALVAALLSLIGPEFSLDTILQRWALASTATGFGLAAGAILFPLLLPALRTRLFSLGGAGLGLALAVLTPAIFPEHSWFATTGAGLWTVSLASWLALNFTGSTPYTSPSGVEKEMRKAIPILAGSTVLAAILFVTANFL; from the coding sequence ATGAAGCCCTTGCAGCCCTTTCCCATGGCCCCTGCCGACTCCTGCGCCGAACTCCGCGAGACATGCGGGCTTCCCGGCGCCGCCTCTGCGGCTCCTGGCCCGTGCTGAGGCCCGCCACCCGCCCCTGGTGCAGGGGTGGACGACCTGGCCGGCTATCGGATCGAGCCCTACGTGGACGGCTTTCTGCCCACCGCGCATGCCCGGGTGCCCCGTGTCAGAACCAGGCCCACCCGGCTGGACCGACTCGGAACCTGCCGCGCCCGGCTGGGTCTTGACCGCAACAACTACACCGTCAACCCCGGCCTGTATGCCATCGGCAGCCCCGGACCCGAAGCGCCCGTCATCGTCACGGCCAACTACAAACTGACCTTCGACACGGTCCGTTTCGCCCTGACCGGACGGGAACTCTGGCTGCTGGTCGCCGACACGCGCGGTATCAACATCTGGTGCGCGGGCGGCAAGGGTACATTCAGCGCCGGGGGCATCGCCGAACAGGTGCGCAAGATCGGCCTTGATCGCATCGTCTCCCATCGCCGTCTCATCCTACCCCAGCTCGGAGCCAACGGGGTGCGCGCCCGCGACCTGCGCAAGGCCTGCGGCTTCGAGGCCGTCTTCGGGCCCGTGCGCGCCGGCGACCTGCCCCGCTATCTCGACAACGGCATCGACGAAGCCATGCGCGCAGTGACTTTCAGCCTGAGGGAGCGGGCCGAGGTCATTCCCGTGGAGCTGGTCCTGGGCTGGAAGCTGATCCTGACCGCAGCTCTGGTGGCGGCCTTGCTCAGCCTCATCGGCCCCGAATTCTCCCTGGATACCATCCTACAACGCTGGGCTCTGGCCTCCACCGCCACGGGTTTTGGCCTGGCCGCCGGGGCGATCCTGTTCCCCCTGCTCCTGCCCGCGCTGCGCACGCGCCTCTTCTCCCTGGGCGGTGCCGGGCTGGGGCTGGCTCTGGCCGTGCTGACGCCGGCCATCTTTCCCGAGCACTCCTGGTTCGCCACCACGGGCGCGGGGCTCTGGACCGTGTCGCTCGCTTCCTGGCTGGCTCTCAACTTCACCGGCTCCACGCCCTACACCTCGCCATCGGGGGTAGAGAAGGAGATGCGCAAAGCCATCCCGATCCTGGCCGGCAGCACGGTCCTGGCCGCGATCCTTTTCGTGACCGCCAATTTCCTGTGA
- a CDS encoding ArsR/SmtB family transcription factor — protein sequence MTQDQTLASLCKALGHPARVAILKHLLQVDSCICGEIVNILPLAQSTVSQHLKQLKEAGLIRGEIEGPRICYCADKARLAELKNLISSL from the coding sequence ATGACCCAGGACCAGACCTTGGCCTCTCTCTGCAAAGCCCTCGGGCATCCCGCGCGCGTGGCGATCCTGAAGCATCTTCTGCAGGTGGACAGCTGCATCTGCGGAGAGATCGTGAACATCCTGCCCCTGGCCCAATCCACGGTCAGCCAGCATCTGAAGCAGCTCAAAGAGGCGGGCCTGATCCGTGGCGAAATCGAAGGTCCGCGCATCTGCTATTGCGCGGACAAAGCCCGTCTGGCCGAACTCAAAAACCTCATATCATCTCTATAG
- a CDS encoding rhodanese-like domain-containing protein, translated as MRWKQFLTPVQSMNPDEARAYLSDKTLQEVTILDVRQPGEYEEGHIPGATLVPLAVLTDSLDQIDPFKPVLVYCAIGGRSRIAAQTLAGKGYEQVINMSGGFKAWNGQAAFGAEEAGVDIFAEIDSAEMILATAYSLEEGLRDFYLRMLERVSDEKVKSVFRLLADIEIKHKDRLFAEYTRITGKDDRGDFECRFVTPLMEGGMTTEEYMERFKPDFESPVDVISLAMSIEAQALDLYIRSAAWTQSDDNRAILEQIASEEKAHLERLGQLMDELVGGGSRATN; from the coding sequence ATGCGCTGGAAACAATTCTTGACCCCGGTTCAGTCCATGAATCCCGACGAAGCCCGGGCCTATCTGTCCGACAAGACCCTGCAGGAAGTGACCATTCTTGATGTGCGTCAGCCGGGGGAATACGAGGAGGGGCACATCCCCGGAGCCACGCTTGTGCCGCTGGCGGTGCTGACCGACTCCCTGGACCAGATCGACCCGTTCAAGCCGGTTCTGGTTTATTGCGCCATTGGCGGACGCAGCCGGATCGCAGCCCAGACCCTGGCCGGCAAGGGCTATGAGCAGGTCATCAACATGAGCGGAGGTTTCAAGGCCTGGAACGGCCAGGCTGCCTTCGGCGCGGAAGAAGCCGGTGTGGACATTTTCGCGGAGATCGACAGCGCCGAAATGATTTTGGCCACAGCCTATTCCCTGGAAGAGGGGCTGCGCGATTTTTATCTACGTATGCTGGAGCGGGTCAGCGACGAGAAGGTCAAGAGCGTGTTCCGCCTCCTGGCCGACATCGAAATCAAGCACAAGGATCGTCTTTTCGCCGAATACACCCGCATCACCGGCAAGGACGATCGTGGGGATTTCGAGTGCCGGTTCGTCACTCCGCTCATGGAGGGCGGTATGACCACCGAGGAATACATGGAGCGCTTCAAGCCTGATTTCGAAAGCCCGGTCGATGTCATCTCCCTGGCCATGTCCATCGAAGCCCAGGCCCTGGACCTTTACATCCGTTCCGCCGCCTGGACGCAGAGCGATGACAACCGCGCCATCCTGGAGCAGATCGCCAGCGAGGAAAAGGCGCATCTGGAACGATTGGGCCAGCTTATGGACGAATTGGTCGGTGGCGGTTCCAGGGCAACGAACTGA